One Candidatus Margulisiibacteriota bacterium genomic window carries:
- the larB gene encoding nickel pincer cofactor biosynthesis protein LarB, translating to MKPKHYEELGFAKVDHQRIHRKGFPEVIYSPGKTPEQIARIALSIHQKGHNVLATRADRKAFLAVKEKLNKAVYHKTARIISVRCKLEFVNCRSNIAIVTAGTADLPVAEEAAVTAEFLGRKVERIYDVGVAGIHRLIKNLPKINKARVVIVVAGMEGALASVIGGLIDKPIIAVPTSVGYGASFKGLSALLTMLNSCAPGVSVVNIDNGFGAAVCAHYIISSPHPTPSPRGRGAKSNKLRKNNNRGEG from the coding sequence ATGAAGCCAAAACACTACGAAGAGCTCGGTTTCGCCAAAGTCGACCACCAACGGATCCACCGGAAAGGTTTTCCCGAAGTGATCTACTCTCCCGGCAAAACCCCCGAGCAAATTGCCAGGATCGCTCTTAGCATCCACCAAAAAGGCCATAATGTTCTGGCCACAAGAGCTGATCGCAAGGCTTTTCTTGCCGTCAAAGAGAAGCTCAATAAAGCTGTTTATCACAAAACCGCCAGGATCATATCTGTTCGTTGTAAGCTGGAGTTTGTTAATTGTCGGTCAAATATCGCCATCGTAACCGCCGGCACCGCCGACCTCCCGGTTGCTGAAGAAGCGGCAGTCACAGCAGAATTCCTTGGCCGGAAAGTTGAACGGATATATGACGTCGGGGTGGCCGGGATCCATCGGTTGATTAAAAATCTCCCGAAGATCAATAAGGCAAGAGTGGTGATCGTCGTCGCCGGGATGGAAGGGGCGCTCGCCTCGGTCATCGGCGGCCTGATCGATAAGCCGATCATCGCCGTCCCCACTTCGGTCGGCTATGGCGCCAGCTTTAAAGGGCTCTCTGCCCTGCTCACTATGCTTAACAGCTGCGCACCTGGTGTTTCTGTTGTTAATATTGATAACGGCTTCGGCGCCGCGGTCTGCGCTCATTATATTATCAGTAGCCCTCACCCCACCCCCTCTCCCAGAGGGAGAGGGGCAAAAAGCAATAAACTGCGGAAAAATAATAACCGGGGTGAGGGATGA
- the larC gene encoding nickel pincer cofactor biosynthesis protein LarC, translating to MKIAYFDCSSGLAGNMILGAFLDAGLDKNYLINQLGNLRINFAVSRLQIKKTKKHHINGTYFEVISNEQHHRNLADILRLINRSKLPKTVKTLSAKIFRRLAKAEAKVHGTTVNKVHFHEVGAVDAIIDIVGTAIALEKLGIGAIYASPIPHGQGFIKHAHGILPNPAPATAELLKGIPTYGIEVTGEVVTPTGAAIISTLASGFGPAPKMAVEEIGSGAGSKPFPTLGMLRVYIGEANLPTENEAILEIETNIDDMGIKTLNKAIAALMKAGALDAFIEPILMKKERNANKLTLLCRPEKKDQLLALLFKLTTTLGVRMFLVSREVLKRKFVSVSTKYGKVKLKLGLLEGKVMTAAPEYENLRRLAKKHRVPISNINLIYPSPSGRGARGKGF from the coding sequence ATGAAGATCGCTTATTTCGACTGCTCCTCCGGCCTGGCCGGCAATATGATCCTGGGGGCGTTTCTGGATGCTGGGTTGGACAAAAACTATTTAATTAACCAACTTGGAAACCTGCGAATAAACTTCGCGGTTTCCAGGTTGCAAATCAAGAAAACGAAAAAACACCATATCAATGGAACATATTTTGAAGTAATAAGTAACGAACAACACCATCGCAATCTTGCCGACATCCTTAGGCTGATAAATAGAAGCAAGTTGCCGAAAACGGTCAAAACTCTTAGCGCCAAGATCTTCCGCCGTTTAGCCAAGGCCGAAGCCAAGGTCCATGGCACGACCGTTAATAAGGTCCACTTCCACGAAGTCGGAGCTGTCGACGCGATCATCGATATAGTCGGCACGGCGATCGCTCTTGAAAAGCTGGGGATCGGGGCGATCTATGCTTCACCAATTCCTCATGGACAAGGCTTTATCAAACATGCGCATGGCATCCTGCCAAACCCCGCCCCAGCGACCGCGGAATTGCTTAAAGGGATACCAACCTACGGAATAGAGGTCACCGGAGAGGTCGTCACCCCGACCGGAGCGGCAATAATCAGCACCCTGGCCAGCGGCTTTGGACCGGCGCCGAAAATGGCGGTAGAGGAAATCGGCAGCGGCGCCGGCAGTAAGCCCTTCCCCACTCTCGGGATGCTCCGGGTCTATATTGGCGAAGCGAATTTGCCGACGGAAAACGAGGCAATCCTCGAAATTGAAACAAACATCGATGACATGGGGATAAAAACCCTGAACAAAGCGATCGCCGCGCTGATGAAAGCCGGAGCGCTAGATGCCTTTATCGAGCCGATCCTGATGAAAAAGGAACGGAACGCCAATAAACTGACCCTTCTCTGCCGGCCGGAGAAAAAAGATCAGTTGCTGGCGCTCCTCTTTAAACTAACGACAACTCTTGGAGTAAGAATGTTTCTAGTCAGCCGGGAGGTTTTAAAAAGGAAATTCGTCAGCGTTAGCACCAAATACGGCAAAGTAAAGCTTAAGCTTGGTTTATTGGAAGGGAAAGTAATGACCGCCGCCCCGGAATACGAGAATTTAAGAAGGCTGGCCAAAAAACACCGGGTACCGATCAGTAATATTAATTTGATCTACCCCTCTCCCTCTGGGAGAGGGGCAAGGGGTAAGGGTTTCTAA